From a region of the Chondrinema litorale genome:
- a CDS encoding SusC/RagA family TonB-linked outer membrane protein, protein MLKIYKETKFLWLAFFVFTQSTVYAQIPISGTVKDNTQFGIPGVSILEKGTTNGTITDIQGNFSLSVSDSNSIVQISAVGFATQEIPINNRQTFDIVLLEDVQELNEIVVTALGVERSEKALGYSVQKLDAKDIAGVKATNPINALSGKVSGVYITGSSNGPTASANINIRGAASLLGNNQPLFVVNGMPITNDLYSFDDGLNGSTTIDFGNAAQVVNSDDIASINILKGPAASALYGSRAADGVILIQTKTGKDADKNVSIEINSSTTFQSILKLPDYQNEFGFGGGGKYSYLDGSNYIGTNEYYEAYGENWGPRMNGQLIKQFNSDGEPVPFTPAEDNVRNFFRTGVTAINNIAINNRTENGDTRFSFTNLSNRGIVPNTNLRRNTIQMSIGRSFLDNRLKVRANSMYVVSGSDNVPNAGYDESSSIMYGWLWYPRQVEIDDLKDYWQPGQEGVQQRYVESSWVNNPWLIAKENTNSFQSNRFISNVKVEYDINKHFNARFRYGADILDEERQYRRAPSTKGVLLGSYREDEISFRETNAELLLGYHTDMDDFSDFDLDIKVGGNIMRQYGNTLVANNPELENFGTDESVYTLTNARSGVLVESQKTRTGINSLFGIATFSYKNSIFLDASYRNDWNSTLVNPIAGLDGSSYSFGYPSLAVSAVLSEMIELPAELSFLKLKGSYAEVGNGAPAYAFGNTYTPQAAYGSQAVFTTNRTIADQNLTNERTKAYEAGIDARLFKGRLRLDFTYYDMLSYDQVILLPVATVSGYDYNLTNGGEISNKGIELMISGRIIDKSLFSWDATFNIGRNRAIVESLPEVISSGRYSIVADMFPGDTGGADLEYVAEEGKLLGQLYGLGFVRAEDGQIIHENGLPMITEEKVSAGSYQPDLRLGINNSFAYKNFTLGILFDGQIGGKIYSRSHALYATGGTITNNDDPNLPLSTLDGRTVYSVDYDAAGEPVYTLEEEGGVVGPGLMYNESGELVPNDVVVPAGGAGYTGYFYNYYGNGFNRDNIEAATYDATYFKLRELSISYDFPLPIISKIGLGSARVSFIGRNLLLFSDVPTIDPETYSIRNGIFVNGFESTQLPSTRSWGFSVNLGF, encoded by the coding sequence ATGCTAAAAATTTACAAAGAGACAAAATTTCTTTGGTTAGCTTTTTTTGTTTTTACACAAAGTACAGTATACGCGCAAATACCAATCTCTGGTACAGTAAAGGACAACACACAGTTTGGAATTCCAGGTGTTAGTATTCTTGAAAAAGGAACTACAAATGGAACAATTACAGATATTCAAGGGAATTTTTCTCTTTCAGTATCTGATTCTAACTCAATTGTACAAATAAGTGCAGTAGGCTTTGCTACTCAAGAAATACCTATTAATAATAGGCAAACGTTTGACATTGTCTTGTTAGAAGATGTTCAGGAATTAAATGAAATTGTAGTAACAGCTCTTGGTGTTGAGCGTTCTGAAAAAGCATTAGGCTATTCAGTACAAAAACTTGATGCTAAAGATATTGCAGGCGTTAAGGCAACAAATCCGATAAATGCATTATCGGGTAAAGTTTCAGGTGTCTATATCACAGGTAGTTCTAATGGGCCTACTGCATCGGCAAATATCAATATTAGAGGTGCAGCATCGCTTTTAGGTAATAACCAACCATTGTTTGTTGTAAATGGCATGCCTATCACAAACGATTTGTATAGTTTTGATGATGGCTTAAATGGTTCAACTACAATCGATTTTGGTAATGCAGCACAAGTTGTAAATTCCGATGATATCGCCTCAATCAATATATTGAAAGGCCCTGCAGCATCAGCTTTATACGGCTCAAGAGCAGCTGATGGAGTTATTTTAATTCAAACCAAAACAGGTAAAGATGCTGATAAAAATGTTAGTATTGAAATTAACTCAAGTACTACTTTTCAGTCGATATTAAAATTACCTGACTACCAAAATGAGTTTGGCTTTGGTGGTGGCGGAAAGTACAGCTATCTAGATGGAAGTAACTACATAGGTACTAATGAATATTACGAAGCTTACGGAGAAAATTGGGGGCCTAGAATGAATGGTCAATTAATCAAACAGTTTAATTCAGATGGTGAACCCGTTCCATTTACTCCTGCAGAAGATAATGTGAGAAACTTTTTTAGAACAGGTGTTACAGCTATTAATAACATTGCCATAAACAACAGAACAGAAAATGGCGATACAAGATTTTCTTTTACCAATTTAAGTAATAGAGGAATTGTGCCCAATACAAATCTTAGAAGAAATACAATACAAATGAGTATTGGTAGATCTTTTTTAGATAATCGTTTAAAAGTACGTGCAAATTCAATGTATGTAGTTTCTGGTTCAGATAATGTGCCAAATGCAGGTTACGATGAGTCTTCTTCTATTATGTATGGTTGGTTATGGTACCCAAGACAAGTTGAAATAGATGATCTTAAAGATTACTGGCAACCTGGACAAGAAGGTGTACAACAAAGGTATGTAGAGAGTTCGTGGGTAAATAATCCATGGTTAATTGCTAAAGAAAATACAAACTCTTTTCAGAGCAATCGCTTTATTAGCAATGTTAAGGTAGAATACGACATTAATAAGCATTTTAATGCTCGTTTCCGTTATGGAGCAGATATTCTTGATGAAGAAAGACAATACAGAAGAGCACCTTCAACTAAAGGAGTTTTGCTTGGTAGTTATAGAGAAGATGAAATCTCTTTTAGAGAAACAAATGCCGAACTTCTACTAGGATATCATACAGATATGGATGATTTTTCTGACTTTGATTTAGATATTAAAGTAGGTGGAAATATCATGAGACAATATGGCAATACATTAGTAGCTAATAACCCAGAACTAGAAAACTTTGGGACAGATGAAAGTGTATATACCCTTACGAATGCTCGTTCAGGTGTATTAGTTGAATCTCAAAAAACCAGAACAGGAATAAACAGTCTATTTGGAATAGCCACATTTTCTTACAAAAATAGCATCTTTCTAGATGCATCATACAGAAACGATTGGAATAGTACGTTAGTAAATCCAATTGCTGGATTAGATGGTTCATCTTATAGCTTCGGCTATCCTTCACTTGCAGTAAGTGCAGTATTATCTGAAATGATAGAACTTCCGGCAGAATTATCATTCCTTAAACTAAAAGGCTCATATGCCGAAGTAGGAAATGGTGCACCAGCATATGCTTTTGGAAATACTTACACACCACAAGCTGCTTATGGTTCTCAAGCTGTATTTACAACTAACAGAACTATTGCTGATCAGAATCTTACAAACGAACGCACAAAAGCTTATGAAGCAGGTATAGATGCACGTTTGTTTAAAGGCCGATTAAGACTAGATTTTACTTATTACGACATGTTGAGTTACGATCAGGTAATTCTACTGCCAGTTGCTACAGTTAGTGGATACGATTATAACCTTACCAATGGAGGAGAAATTAGCAACAAAGGTATTGAGCTAATGATAAGTGGTAGAATAATCGACAAAAGCTTATTTAGCTGGGATGCTACTTTTAACATCGGTAGAAACAGAGCAATTGTAGAAAGTTTACCAGAAGTAATAAGTAGTGGTAGATATTCTATAGTAGCAGATATGTTTCCAGGTGATACTGGAGGTGCTGACCTTGAGTATGTGGCCGAAGAAGGAAAATTACTCGGACAACTATACGGCTTAGGCTTTGTAAGGGCAGAAGATGGTCAAATAATCCATGAAAATGGTTTACCAATGATTACTGAAGAGAAAGTATCAGCTGGTTCATATCAACCAGACCTTCGATTAGGTATAAACAACTCTTTTGCTTACAAAAACTTTACCTTAGGAATTTTATTCGACGGACAAATCGGAGGTAAAATCTATTCTAGATCGCACGCACTTTATGCAACTGGTGGTACTATTACCAATAATGATGATCCAAACCTGCCACTTTCTACACTCGATGGCAGAACGGTGTATAGTGTCGATTACGATGCAGCAGGAGAACCTGTTTACACACTTGAAGAAGAAGGTGGAGTAGTTGGTCCTGGTTTAATGTATAACGAAAGTGGAGAATTAGTACCAAATGATGTAGTTGTACCTGCAGGTGGTGCCGGTTATACAGGTTATTTCTATAATTATTATGGAAATGGATTTAACAGAGACAACATAGAAGCTGCGACTTACGATGCAACATATTTTAAACTAAGAGAATTGAGCATAAGTTACGATTTCCCATTACCTATAATCAGTAAAATCGGCTTAGGCAGTGCAAGAGTATCATTTATCGGTAGAAATCTTTTACTTTTCTCTGATGTGCCAACAATTGACCCTGAGACCTACTCAATTAGAAATGGAATTTTTGTAAATGGATTTGAGAGCACACAATTGCCTTCTACAAGAAGTTGGGGATTCTCAGTTAATCTCGGATTTTAA
- a CDS encoding DUF2061 domain-containing protein — MQDSHIRSVIKAITWRMLGTMDTIFLSFLITGRISTAISIGVTEVFTKIGLFYLHERIWNNLSWYRNNKSRLSSLTKSISWRIAGTIDTILLSYFFSKEIDKAIAIGSLELFTKIAFYYLHERIWDRITWGRIKVV; from the coding sequence ATGCAAGACTCACATATAAGAAGTGTAATTAAGGCAATAACATGGAGAATGTTAGGTACAATGGATACAATCTTCTTATCTTTTCTGATAACAGGAAGAATTAGCACTGCTATTTCTATAGGAGTTACTGAAGTTTTTACCAAAATAGGTTTGTTTTATTTACATGAAAGAATATGGAATAACCTTTCATGGTATAGAAATAACAAATCAAGATTAAGCAGTCTCACAAAAAGCATTAGTTGGCGAATAGCTGGAACAATAGATACTATTCTACTTTCTTATTTCTTTAGCAAAGAAATTGATAAAGCAATTGCCATTGGAAGCTTAGAACTATTTACCAAAATAGCATTTTACTACTTGCACGAAAGAATTTGGGATCGTATTACTTGGGGCAGAATCAAAGTAGTTTAA
- a CDS encoding methyltransferase domain-containing protein produces MIEVKHLKLIDTVARVGSLNKAAEELFLTQSALSHQLKELETRLGVHIFHRLNNQLHFTPEGKELKDACKNMLQQFEHLEDRVRKISQDQFKRYVHGYSNEESQRLNDQAKTMAEILHYDSFWEEKSSILEVGCGVGAQTKIITKQNPTSHFTSIDFSEKSLLKAQETINSIGIENVTFKKADVYELPFKNESFDHVFVCFVLEHLEKAESALKELKRVLKKNGTLTVIEGDHGSTFFYPDSNAARKAIQAQVHLQKKNGGNANIGRELFPLLSKIGFSNVKISPRQIYVDESKPEMVEGFIKNTFTAMIQGIKEDAITQKIISNAEMERGINDLYDTAQGGTFCYTFFKAVAVK; encoded by the coding sequence ATGATTGAAGTAAAACATTTAAAATTAATCGATACAGTAGCAAGAGTAGGTTCTCTAAATAAAGCTGCGGAAGAGTTATTCTTAACACAATCAGCACTAAGCCACCAACTTAAAGAATTGGAAACTCGTTTAGGTGTGCATATTTTTCATCGTTTAAACAATCAACTGCATTTTACACCAGAGGGAAAAGAACTTAAAGATGCATGTAAAAATATGTTACAACAATTTGAGCATTTGGAAGATCGAGTTAGAAAAATTAGTCAAGATCAGTTTAAGCGTTATGTTCATGGTTACTCTAATGAAGAAAGTCAAAGATTAAATGATCAAGCCAAAACTATGGCTGAAATATTACACTACGATTCTTTTTGGGAAGAAAAATCTTCAATCTTGGAAGTGGGTTGTGGAGTAGGAGCTCAAACAAAAATAATTACTAAACAAAATCCAACATCCCACTTTACATCTATTGATTTTTCAGAAAAATCACTTTTAAAAGCTCAAGAAACTATTAATTCTATAGGGATCGAAAATGTCACTTTCAAGAAAGCTGATGTATATGAATTACCTTTTAAAAATGAATCTTTCGACCATGTTTTTGTATGTTTTGTTTTAGAACATTTAGAAAAAGCAGAAAGCGCATTAAAAGAGCTTAAGAGAGTTCTTAAAAAGAATGGAACTCTTACTGTTATCGAAGGTGATCATGGATCTACTTTTTTCTACCCAGACAGCAATGCAGCAAGAAAAGCAATACAAGCACAGGTTCATTTACAGAAGAAAAATGGAGGAAACGCAAATATCGGGAGAGAGCTATTTCCATTATTATCAAAGATAGGATTTTCCAATGTTAAGATTAGTCCTCGTCAAATCTATGTTGATGAATCAAAGCCTGAAATGGTAGAAGGATTTATAAAAAATACTTTTACAGCGATGATTCAAGGAATTAAAGAAGATGCAATTACTCAAAAAATTATTTCTAACGCAGAAATGGAACGAGGGATAAACGATTTATACGATACAGCTCAGGGTGGAACTTTTTGTTATACATTTTTCAAAGCAGTTGCAGTTAAATGA
- a CDS encoding DUF4943 family protein: protein MKNLLFIVVLTLFFTSCEKDEVDINNPDVQKFVQQIKDGTYNHYEKGQNREDLWLQMPNFTKSNIQSLIDFSKDTSHITNFPLNPVSSRKPFPADREYLILGECLLWTVEGIRNDFRYGSLDPYLIDTALNENERFQGLKGTEILIIKDVYNDWWNSLKGKDWKNTNPLENTSYIWF, encoded by the coding sequence ATGAAAAATCTGCTGTTTATTGTTGTATTAACTCTTTTCTTCACTAGTTGTGAAAAAGATGAAGTTGACATAAACAATCCCGATGTACAGAAATTTGTACAACAAATTAAAGATGGAACTTACAATCACTATGAGAAAGGGCAAAATAGAGAAGATTTGTGGCTTCAAATGCCAAATTTTACGAAAAGCAATATTCAATCACTGATTGATTTCTCGAAAGATACATCTCATATTACTAATTTTCCTTTAAATCCTGTATCATCTCGTAAACCTTTCCCTGCTGACAGAGAATATTTAATTTTGGGAGAATGCTTGCTTTGGACTGTAGAAGGTATAAGAAACGATTTTAGATATGGTTCGCTTGACCCATACCTAATCGATACCGCTTTAAATGAAAATGAAAGATTTCAAGGACTAAAGGGAACAGAAATCCTGATCATTAAAGATGTTTATAATGATTGGTGGAATAGTTTAAAAGGTAAAGACTGGAAGAATACAAATCCACTAGAAAATACCTCTTATATATGGTTTTAA
- a CDS encoding PepSY-associated TM helix domain-containing protein has protein sequence MSKRDYNVFFNTHTVSGIVISIGLYVIFFAGAFALFMENIDHWETNEPKETADAIIDYDGLIAEVASKGYDMHGRTFLINGHGENININSRPLRDSTLVSSSLDILPDSVAKGPIKLELNANNYAASKANKEKKQKAELGNFLFDLHYFNQIPVVGIILSGLVSLFFLFAIISGIIIHWDKIFSNFFTFRLKGSVKNLWTDAHTALGVIGLPYQLMYALTGTVFGLTILLFFPYAQVLYGGSQQAMLAEVFPAPATQSYELHGYSESSVAINPLVEQTVAQLSQESSKHISVSIKNFHDKNAHLIVGIINDQKSSFFNTVESIYLLADGKLIREKKADDLPPYAVGMVEFLHKIHFGQYGGNFVKLIYFLLALLTCLVIISGVMVWLKARNTKKYLAKQKFNTNVGAIYLGVCLGLYPAIALLFILSKTFPVEMENRFIIISWLFLAFWVLYSVYSYRIKNYFLINRNALILSGTFGIAIPIFNGFHSGLWLWKSLSLGYPDTFFVDLIWLLSGAITLLVAVKLRSPQPEKVRKKVAVAAVN, from the coding sequence ATGAGCAAACGCGATTATAATGTTTTCTTCAACACACACACTGTTAGTGGCATTGTTATAAGTATTGGTTTATATGTGATTTTCTTTGCTGGAGCTTTTGCTTTATTTATGGAAAACATTGACCATTGGGAAACAAACGAACCCAAAGAGACTGCTGATGCAATTATTGATTATGATGGATTAATAGCAGAAGTAGCCTCTAAAGGTTATGATATGCATGGTCGAACCTTTTTGATTAATGGGCATGGAGAAAATATAAACATAAACTCACGTCCGCTTAGAGATTCAACTTTGGTAAGTAGTTCGTTAGATATACTTCCAGATTCAGTGGCAAAGGGGCCTATTAAGCTAGAATTGAATGCTAATAATTATGCAGCTTCTAAGGCTAACAAAGAAAAAAAACAGAAAGCCGAACTCGGTAATTTTCTTTTTGATTTGCATTACTTTAATCAGATTCCTGTAGTTGGAATAATTTTATCTGGTTTGGTGTCTTTATTCTTTCTTTTTGCGATTATCTCAGGTATCATTATTCATTGGGATAAAATCTTTTCCAACTTTTTTACCTTTCGTTTAAAGGGTTCAGTAAAAAATCTTTGGACAGATGCCCACACAGCTTTAGGTGTAATTGGTTTGCCCTATCAACTAATGTATGCATTAACAGGGACTGTTTTTGGTTTAACTATTTTACTATTTTTCCCTTATGCTCAAGTTTTATATGGAGGTAGCCAACAAGCCATGCTGGCAGAGGTATTTCCTGCTCCTGCAACTCAAAGTTATGAGTTACACGGATATTCAGAGTCTTCTGTAGCTATTAACCCATTAGTTGAGCAAACAGTAGCACAGCTTTCTCAAGAAAGTAGTAAGCATATCTCTGTATCGATCAAAAATTTCCATGACAAAAATGCCCATTTGATAGTGGGGATTATAAATGATCAAAAAAGTAGTTTTTTTAATACCGTAGAATCGATTTATCTATTAGCAGATGGGAAGTTAATACGCGAAAAAAAGGCTGATGACCTTCCGCCATATGCAGTGGGAATGGTAGAGTTTCTACATAAAATACACTTTGGCCAGTATGGTGGAAATTTCGTTAAACTAATTTATTTTCTTTTAGCATTACTCACTTGTTTAGTAATTATATCAGGAGTAATGGTTTGGCTTAAGGCACGAAATACTAAGAAATATTTAGCAAAACAGAAGTTCAATACCAATGTGGGAGCCATTTATTTGGGAGTATGTTTAGGACTCTATCCGGCTATTGCCTTACTTTTTATTTTGTCAAAAACCTTCCCAGTTGAAATGGAAAACCGCTTTATAATTATTAGTTGGCTATTTCTAGCATTTTGGGTTTTATATTCGGTGTATAGCTATCGAATAAAAAATTATTTTTTAATCAACAGAAATGCACTGATTCTGTCAGGTACTTTTGGTATAGCAATACCGATTTTTAATGGTTTTCATTCAGGTTTGTGGTTATGGAAATCTTTAAGTTTGGGCTATCCAGATACATTCTTTGTAGACTTAATTTGGTTATTATCTGGAGCCATTACCTTATTAGTAGCTGTTAAACTTCGCTCGCCTCAGCCAGAAAAAGTTCGAAAAAAAGTAGCAGTTGCTGCGGTAAATTAA